The following coding sequences lie in one Vibrio sp. BS-M-Sm-2 genomic window:
- a CDS encoding S8 family serine peptidase yields MSVMRVQMFAGAMLLALLSFPVSAVVNHDLRDSYIVVLKESTSESRASDIAREVAKGHGVVGHQYSHALKGFSLKVPEQALKGLKNKFPEIDYIEPDIVMHALPRGGKPDRGGDSVERDPQQIPWGITRVNGGTGDMSGASVVAWVIDSGIDSDHPDLNVNKSRGANFTRGKKNNTNDGNGHGTHVAGTIGAYDDGFDVVGVAPGVQVIPVRVLDNSGSGSMSGVIAGVDHVARYGASGDCANMSLGGSGYSAALDSAIKTAAAKGIFFSIAAGNSGQDASGFTPASTNGTNIFTISAFGETSDNFAYFSNYGSDVDYAQPGVDVLSTKAGGGTVSYNGTSMAAPHFCGVLLATGGSFSLDGAVNNDPDGSPDPIAVSN; encoded by the coding sequence ATATCTGTAATGAGAGTCCAAATGTTTGCAGGAGCAATGTTACTTGCTCTTCTTTCCTTTCCTGTATCTGCTGTTGTTAATCATGATTTGAGAGACAGTTATATTGTTGTTCTTAAAGAGAGTACATCGGAGTCTCGGGCGAGTGATATCGCGCGTGAAGTTGCCAAAGGACACGGTGTGGTGGGGCATCAATATAGCCACGCCTTGAAAGGATTTTCTCTTAAGGTCCCAGAGCAAGCTCTCAAAGGCCTTAAAAATAAGTTCCCCGAGATTGATTATATTGAGCCTGATATCGTCATGCACGCTTTACCTCGAGGGGGCAAACCTGATCGAGGCGGAGATAGTGTTGAGCGAGACCCACAACAGATCCCTTGGGGGATCACCAGAGTTAACGGTGGTACTGGTGATATGAGTGGTGCCTCCGTCGTTGCTTGGGTGATAGACTCGGGTATTGACAGCGACCACCCAGATTTAAATGTAAATAAATCCCGAGGGGCAAATTTTACTCGCGGTAAGAAAAATAACACTAATGATGGTAATGGGCACGGTACGCATGTAGCAGGTACCATTGGGGCTTATGATGACGGTTTTGATGTCGTTGGCGTTGCCCCCGGTGTACAGGTCATTCCCGTACGAGTGTTAGATAACAGTGGTAGTGGTTCAATGTCGGGCGTGATTGCAGGTGTTGATCATGTTGCACGCTATGGCGCCTCTGGTGACTGTGCCAATATGAGCTTGGGAGGCTCGGGATATTCGGCAGCCTTGGATAGTGCAATTAAAACAGCGGCAGCAAAAGGGATATTTTTCTCAATTGCAGCGGGTAATTCAGGCCAGGATGCCAGTGGTTTTACGCCTGCTAGCACCAACGGCACGAATATATTTACTATCTCCGCATTTGGTGAAACTAGCGATAACTTCGCTTACTTTTCCAATTATGGTTCTGATGTAGATTACGCTCAACCGGGAGTTGATGTGTTATCGACCAAAGCCGGAGGAGGAACAGTTTCTTACAATGGTACCTCAATGGCGGCTCCTCACTTTTGTGGAGTACTATTAGCCACCGGAGGCTCATTCTCTTTGGATGGAGCCGTGAATAATGATCCCGATGGATCTCCTGACCCTATTGCAGTGAGTAATTAA
- a CDS encoding ABC transporter ATP-binding protein: MATLDLKQIRKTYRNADNETLKGIDISIDSGEFLILVGPSGCGKSTLMNTIAGLENISSGEIVIDGVDVAQVEPKDRDIAMVFQSYALYPNMTVRGNIAFGLKIRKMPQEEIDAEVNRVAEMLQIEQLLDRKPSQLSGGQRQRVAMGRALARRPKLYLFDEPLSNLDAKLRVEMRHQIKRLHQKLNTTIVYVTHDQIEAMTLADRIAVMKDGELQQLGTPQEIYTKPNNMFVAGFMGSPSMNFIKTMVDLDEEQNPIIKVVGTADQEHHIRLPQSMRDQDGKELVIGLRPEHITEQEGDDVSATTKLDLQLEVLEPTGPDTIAMVKVNDQEVACRLSPEFEVSVGQMAPLHFDLSKAVFFDAQTEARIDF, from the coding sequence ATGGCAACATTAGATTTAAAACAGATCCGTAAAACCTATCGCAACGCGGACAACGAAACGTTAAAGGGCATCGACATCAGTATCGATTCGGGGGAATTTTTGATACTTGTCGGCCCTTCGGGGTGTGGAAAATCCACCCTAATGAACACCATCGCTGGGCTAGAGAATATTAGCTCAGGTGAGATTGTGATTGATGGTGTTGACGTGGCGCAGGTTGAACCTAAAGACCGCGACATCGCGATGGTATTCCAATCATACGCACTTTATCCAAACATGACGGTACGCGGCAATATCGCTTTCGGTTTGAAGATTCGTAAGATGCCTCAGGAAGAGATCGATGCTGAAGTCAATCGAGTTGCTGAAATGCTGCAAATCGAACAGTTACTTGATCGTAAACCATCGCAGCTTTCTGGTGGCCAGCGTCAACGTGTCGCGATGGGCCGCGCTCTGGCTCGTCGTCCGAAGCTGTATCTGTTTGATGAGCCGCTTTCTAACTTGGATGCCAAGCTACGTGTTGAGATGCGTCATCAGATTAAACGTCTGCACCAGAAGCTCAACACCACGATTGTTTATGTAACCCATGATCAGATCGAAGCAATGACACTAGCGGATCGCATCGCAGTAATGAAAGATGGTGAACTGCAGCAACTTGGCACACCACAAGAGATCTACACTAAGCCAAATAACATGTTTGTGGCTGGCTTTATGGGGTCACCGTCAATGAACTTCATTAAAACCATGGTGGATTTGGATGAGGAACAGAATCCGATTATCAAGGTGGTTGGCACGGCAGATCAAGAACACCACATTCGTTTGCCACAGAGTATGCGCGACCAAGATGGCAAAGAGTTGGTGATTGGGTTGCGTCCAGAACACATTACTGAGCAAGAAGGTGATGATGTGTCGGCAACCACGAAGCTAGACTTACAACTGGAGGTATTGGAACCGACAGGGCCAGATACTATTGCAATGGTCAAAGTGAATGACCAAGAAGTCGCGTGTCGTTTGTCACCGGAATTTGAGGTATCGGTTGGTCAAATGGCACCACTGCATTTTGACTTATCAAAGGCGGTATTCTTTGATGCTCAGACAGAAGCGAGAATTGATTTCTAA
- a CDS encoding carbohydrate ABC transporter permease, giving the protein MMNNINFARMFIYSALLFFCLVYLMPLFVMVLTSFKTLPDIKAGNLMSLPKEWVFDAWYKAWDTACTGVKCEGIKGYFWNSFQMVIPAVAISTLLGAFNGYVVTKWQFRGSNLFFSLLLFGCFIPFQVVLLPMATMLGKMGLANTTIGLVIVHVIYGMAFTTLFFRNFYISIPDELIKAAKLDGAGFFTIFFKILLPISTPIIMVTVIWQFTAIWNDFLFGVVYSGSETQPITVALNNLVNTSTGVKEYNVDMAAAIIAALPTLLVYVFAGKYFVRGLTAGSVKG; this is encoded by the coding sequence ATGATGAATAACATCAATTTTGCTCGAATGTTTATCTATTCAGCACTGCTTTTCTTCTGTTTAGTTTACCTAATGCCACTGTTCGTAATGGTACTGACCTCATTCAAAACTCTGCCTGATATCAAGGCGGGTAACCTGATGAGTTTGCCGAAAGAGTGGGTGTTTGATGCTTGGTATAAAGCGTGGGACACCGCTTGTACTGGTGTGAAGTGCGAAGGCATTAAAGGCTACTTCTGGAACTCGTTCCAAATGGTGATTCCTGCGGTAGCGATTTCAACATTGTTGGGTGCATTCAATGGCTATGTGGTAACGAAATGGCAATTTAGAGGCTCAAACCTGTTCTTTAGCTTGTTGCTCTTTGGCTGCTTCATTCCATTCCAAGTAGTGCTGCTGCCAATGGCAACCATGCTTGGCAAGATGGGGTTAGCGAACACCACGATTGGCTTGGTGATTGTGCACGTTATCTATGGCATGGCGTTTACCACTCTGTTTTTCCGTAACTTCTATATCTCGATTCCTGATGAATTGATCAAAGCGGCAAAACTTGATGGTGCAGGTTTCTTTACCATCTTCTTCAAGATCTTATTACCGATCTCAACGCCAATTATCATGGTGACGGTGATCTGGCAGTTCACCGCAATCTGGAATGATTTCTTGTTCGGGGTGGTTTACTCAGGTTCAGAAACTCAGCCGATCACCGTGGCATTAAACAATCTAGTCAACACCAGCACAGGCGTTAAAGAATATAACGTCGACATGGCTGCCGCGATTATCGCCGCACTACCAACACTGTTGGTGTACGTCTTCGCAGGAAAATATTTTGTTCGTGGCCTAACGGCAGGATCAGTAAAAGGATAA
- a CDS encoding carbohydrate ABC transporter permease, whose protein sequence is MEHVLTESTPKPTRSQPAPKPSFADRLQHWLPKIVLAPTALVTVVCIYGYIFWTAALSFTNSRFLPSFNFVGLTQYEKLMDNDRWITSITNLGVFGFLFMVIAILLGVGLAVLLDQNIRQEGAIRTIYLYPMALSFIVTGTAWKWILNPGLGIEKLMQDWGFTDFKFDWLVDSEMSVYTLVIAALWQSSGFVMAMFLAGLRGIDSSIIKAAQIDGASLPTIYLKIILPCLRPVVFSAVIITSHIAIKSFDLVTAMTAGGPGYSSDLPALFMYAHSFTRGQIGLGAASAMMMLAGILAILVPYLYSELREKKS, encoded by the coding sequence ATGGAGCATGTTTTGACTGAGTCGACTCCAAAACCGACAAGGAGCCAGCCTGCACCGAAACCGAGTTTTGCTGACAGGTTGCAACATTGGTTACCTAAAATTGTACTGGCGCCGACCGCGTTAGTGACCGTGGTGTGTATCTACGGCTACATTTTTTGGACGGCAGCGTTGTCGTTCACTAACTCTCGATTTCTGCCGAGCTTTAACTTCGTTGGGTTAACCCAATATGAAAAGCTGATGGATAACGATCGCTGGATCACCTCAATCACCAACCTCGGTGTGTTTGGCTTTCTATTCATGGTTATTGCCATCTTGCTTGGTGTTGGTTTAGCTGTATTGCTTGACCAGAATATCCGCCAAGAAGGGGCAATTCGTACTATCTATCTCTACCCAATGGCGTTGTCATTTATCGTGACAGGTACGGCGTGGAAATGGATTCTTAATCCGGGTCTTGGCATTGAAAAGTTGATGCAAGATTGGGGATTTACTGACTTCAAATTTGATTGGTTAGTCGACTCGGAAATGTCGGTGTATACCTTAGTTATCGCGGCACTGTGGCAGTCTTCAGGCTTCGTGATGGCGATGTTCTTAGCGGGTCTGCGTGGTATCGATTCATCAATCATCAAAGCAGCTCAAATTGACGGTGCAAGCTTACCTACCATCTATCTCAAAATCATTCTACCTTGCTTGCGCCCTGTGGTTTTCAGCGCGGTGATCATCACGTCACACATTGCGATTAAGAGCTTTGACCTTGTGACCGCAATGACAGCGGGTGGCCCGGGTTATTCATCGGATCTTCCTGCGCTATTCATGTACGCACACTCATTTACACGTGGGCAAATTGGTCTTGGTGCTGCCAGTGCCATGATGATGCTTGCCGGTATTTTAGCGATTCTCGTGCCTTACCTTTACTCTGAACTTAGGGAGAAAAAGTCATGA
- a CDS encoding ABC transporter substrate-binding protein: protein MKINKTLLTLSLLAASTFSQAGEVEVLHWWTAGGEAKSAAVLKEMIEEQGHTWKDFAVAGGGGESAMTVLKTRAVSGNPPSAAQIKGHDIQEWGGLGFLTSLDATAKQEQWDELLPEVVTKVMKWDGEYVAVPVNVHRVNWLWANPVVLEKSGVTVPTTLDEFFVAADKIKAAGFIPLAHGGQPWQDATVFEAVALDVLGSEDYNKAFVDLDMDVLSGDKMVEVFTKFKKMRDYIDSNSPGRDWNVATSMVINGEAAMQIMGDWAKGEFTAAGKVPGKDYICAPAPGTDGQFTFNIDSFAFFELSDKENQKAQQDLAKTILTKDFQEVFNLNKGSIPVRLDMDMSKFDQCALDSMATFKASAESGDLVPSMAHGLATTSYAQGAIYDVVTNFFNEKDADPKQAAAKLAKAVKAAI, encoded by the coding sequence ATGAAAATCAATAAAACCCTACTTACTCTATCTCTTCTTGCTGCCTCAACATTTTCTCAAGCTGGTGAAGTGGAAGTGCTTCACTGGTGGACTGCCGGTGGCGAAGCGAAATCCGCAGCGGTACTGAAAGAGATGATTGAAGAGCAAGGCCATACTTGGAAAGATTTTGCTGTTGCTGGTGGCGGCGGTGAAAGTGCGATGACTGTTTTGAAAACGCGAGCAGTATCGGGCAATCCTCCATCTGCGGCACAGATTAAAGGTCATGATATTCAAGAGTGGGGTGGTTTAGGTTTTCTAACGTCTCTCGATGCGACTGCTAAACAAGAACAATGGGATGAGTTACTGCCAGAGGTGGTGACCAAAGTCATGAAGTGGGACGGCGAATATGTGGCGGTTCCTGTCAACGTTCACCGTGTTAACTGGCTATGGGCGAACCCTGTTGTTTTAGAAAAATCAGGCGTGACGGTTCCAACTACGTTAGATGAGTTCTTCGTTGCTGCAGACAAGATTAAAGCGGCTGGCTTCATTCCACTGGCTCACGGTGGTCAACCTTGGCAAGACGCAACCGTATTCGAAGCGGTGGCTCTCGATGTACTAGGCAGTGAAGATTACAACAAAGCGTTCGTTGATCTTGATATGGACGTATTATCGGGCGACAAGATGGTGGAAGTGTTCACCAAGTTCAAAAAGATGCGTGACTACATCGACAGCAATTCGCCAGGTCGTGATTGGAACGTCGCAACTTCAATGGTTATCAATGGCGAAGCCGCGATGCAAATCATGGGTGACTGGGCGAAAGGTGAGTTTACTGCGGCAGGTAAAGTGCCGGGTAAAGATTACATCTGTGCCCCAGCTCCGGGTACTGACGGCCAATTTACCTTCAACATCGATAGCTTTGCGTTCTTTGAGTTAAGCGATAAAGAGAACCAAAAAGCGCAGCAAGATCTAGCGAAAACCATTCTTACTAAAGATTTCCAAGAAGTCTTCAACCTTAACAAAGGTTCTATCCCTGTACGTCTAGATATGGACATGTCTAAGTTTGACCAATGTGCGTTGGACTCAATGGCAACCTTCAAAGCGAGTGCTGAATCTGGCGATCTTGTTCCGAGTATGGCTCACGGCCTAGCGACAACAAGCTACGCTCAAGGCGCGATCTATGACGTAGTGACCAACTTCTTCAATGAGAAAGATGCCGATCCGAAACAAGCGGCAGCTAAGTTAGCAAAAGCAGTGAAAGCGGCTATCTAA